Proteins from a single region of Salipiger sp. H15:
- a CDS encoding ABC transporter permease subunit, whose product MFSWCTDPNAIDGLAWLSCYLTTGKHLSIYLSVGTVLLLLAITAPVALAFGFGGAMAARSHFPPLSWLGKAYIAIVRGVPDIAFFLFFVIALDQFFEWMRHKVKCPDWDQPIRQGNDFVVCPQAKLPLSNAAQWVHETYGFSLAVLTFSIVFGAFAANVLYGAMRAVPHAQLETAEAYGMSRRQTFWRILVPQMWVYALPGLSNLWMVLIKATPLLFLLGVEDIVYWARELGGSKTTKFTDYPHPDWRVWYFLALLVFYLLFTRVSEIVLDRIMKRLTHGQATMGGEAQRKAT is encoded by the coding sequence ATGTTCTCCTGGTGTACCGACCCCAACGCGATCGACGGCCTGGCATGGCTGAGCTGCTACCTGACCACGGGCAAGCACCTGTCGATCTATCTGTCGGTGGGCACCGTGCTGCTGCTGCTGGCGATCACCGCGCCCGTCGCCCTCGCCTTCGGCTTCGGCGGCGCCATGGCCGCGCGCTCGCATTTCCCGCCGCTGTCGTGGCTCGGCAAGGCCTATATCGCCATCGTGCGCGGCGTGCCCGACATCGCCTTCTTCCTCTTCTTCGTGATCGCCCTCGACCAGTTCTTCGAGTGGATGCGTCACAAGGTGAAATGCCCCGACTGGGACCAGCCGATCCGCCAGGGCAATGATTTCGTGGTCTGCCCGCAGGCCAAGCTGCCGCTCTCGAACGCCGCCCAGTGGGTGCACGAGACCTACGGCTTCTCGCTCGCGGTGCTGACCTTCTCCATCGTCTTCGGCGCCTTCGCCGCGAACGTGCTCTACGGTGCCATGCGCGCCGTGCCGCATGCGCAGCTCGAGACCGCCGAGGCCTATGGCATGTCCCGCCGCCAGACCTTCTGGCGCATCCTCGTGCCGCAGATGTGGGTCTATGCCCTGCCGGGCCTGTCGAACCTGTGGATGGTGCTGATCAAGGCCACTCCGCTGCTGTTCCTGCTCGGCGTCGAGGACATCGTCTACTGGGCGCGCGAGCTCGGCGGATCGAAGACCACCAAGTTCACCGACTACCCCCACCCCGACTGGCGCGTGTGGTACTTCCTGGCGCTGCTGGTCTTCTACCTGCTGTTCACCCGCGTCTCCGAGATCGTGCTCGACCGGATCATGAAGCGGCTCACCCACGGCCAGGCGACCATGGGCGGCGAAGCGCAGAGGAAGGCCACATGA
- the rlmJ gene encoding 23S rRNA (adenine(2030)-N(6))-methyltransferase RlmJ: protein MLSYQHAFHAGNLADLQKHALLAELLEYLTRKDKPLTYIETHAGRGLYDLTSAEAVKTGEAAQGIEAHQGIFRADHPYLRALAEVRAEHGPNAYPGSPLIAAKLLRPQDKIHLAELHPQEHQALVRALRGPNIAVHRQNGFDLAQSLCPPEPRRGVLLVDPPYELKQDYVELPKFFRQVAKKWNVGVLALWYPILSNAAHVPMLAALSEDFPEALCHEIRFPPVREGHRMIGSGMFIVNPPWGLAEAAAALTDRLRNAGAAR from the coding sequence ATGCTTTCCTACCAACACGCCTTCCACGCCGGGAATCTCGCCGACCTGCAGAAGCACGCGCTGCTGGCCGAGCTGCTCGAGTACCTCACCAGGAAGGACAAGCCGCTCACCTACATCGAGACCCATGCCGGCCGCGGCCTCTACGACCTGACCTCGGCCGAGGCGGTCAAGACCGGCGAGGCGGCGCAGGGGATCGAGGCGCACCAGGGCATCTTCCGCGCCGATCACCCCTACCTCCGGGCACTCGCCGAGGTGCGCGCCGAGCACGGGCCGAACGCCTATCCCGGCTCGCCGCTGATCGCCGCCAAGCTGCTGCGCCCGCAGGATAAAATCCACCTCGCCGAGCTTCACCCGCAGGAGCACCAGGCGCTCGTCCGGGCGCTGCGCGGGCCGAATATCGCGGTCCACCGGCAGAACGGCTTCGACCTCGCGCAGAGCCTCTGCCCGCCCGAGCCGCGCCGCGGCGTGTTGCTCGTCGACCCGCCCTACGAGCTCAAGCAGGACTATGTCGAGCTGCCGAAGTTCTTCCGCCAGGTCGCCAAGAAATGGAACGTCGGCGTGCTGGCGCTCTGGTACCCGATCCTGTCCAACGCCGCCCACGTGCCCATGCTCGCCGCCCTCTCCGAGGATTTCCCCGAGGCGCTCTGCCACGAGATCCGCTTCCCCCCCGTGCGCGAGGGGCACCGGATGATCGGCTCGGGCATGTTCATCGTGAACCCGCCCTGGGGCCTCGCCGAGGCCGCCGCGGCGCTGACCGATCGGCTGCGCAATGCCGGTGCCGCGCGCTGA
- a CDS encoding transporter substrate-binding domain-containing protein, whose translation MKSILLGTAALALTASMALAQDVVRMGTEGAYPPYNFINDKGEVDGFERELGDELCKRAELNCEWVTNDWDSIIPNLVSGNYDTIMAGMSITPEREAVIGFTQNYTQPDPSAYLVLTGNEDIDLAGSVIAAQTGTIQAAFVAEMGATLVEYATPDETVAAVRNGEADAVLADKSYLAPVADESEDVALLPQDEMIGGGVGMGLRQSDSELKGKFDAAIQSMKDDGSLNALLEKWEIGAPF comes from the coding sequence ATGAAATCCATCCTTCTCGGCACCGCCGCGCTGGCCCTGACCGCCTCGATGGCGCTGGCCCAGGACGTCGTGCGCATGGGCACCGAGGGCGCCTACCCTCCGTACAACTTCATCAACGACAAGGGTGAAGTGGACGGGTTCGAGCGCGAGCTGGGTGACGAGCTGTGCAAGCGCGCCGAACTCAACTGCGAGTGGGTGACCAACGACTGGGATTCGATCATCCCCAACCTCGTTTCGGGCAACTACGACACCATCATGGCCGGCATGTCGATCACGCCCGAACGTGAGGCGGTGATCGGCTTCACCCAGAACTACACCCAGCCCGATCCCTCGGCCTACCTCGTGCTCACGGGCAACGAGGACATCGACCTTGCAGGTTCGGTGATCGCCGCGCAGACCGGCACCATCCAGGCCGCCTTCGTCGCCGAGATGGGCGCCACGCTGGTCGAATACGCGACCCCGGACGAGACCGTCGCCGCCGTGCGCAACGGCGAGGCCGACGCGGTGCTCGCCGACAAGAGCTACCTCGCGCCCGTCGCCGACGAGAGCGAGGACGTCGCGCTGCTGCCGCAGGACGAGATGATCGGTGGCGGCGTCGGCATGGGCCTGCGCCAGAGCGACAGCGAGCTGAAGGGCAAGTTCGACGCGGCCATCCAGTCGATGAAGGACGACGGCTCGCTGAACGCGCTGCTGGAAAAATGGGAAATCGGCGCTCCCTTCTGA
- a CDS encoding amino acid ABC transporter permease, producing the protein MSCWETIADYGLRSIGIGERLLPRDNFTLCQQFTLIGSGMLWNIYFGVVALVTGFFLATALALGKASRITPVRKLAEWVIFVFRGSPLFIQFFFAYFLFLSLKGVSPAFDPFTSAWLGAALVLFLNTAAYTGEIFYGALLSVPKGDVEAADAYGFSGWPRFRRIVWPTMLRLAWPAYTNEAIFLFHATTLVFFSGFPAWQQRGDALYYANYFADKTFNPFIPYPILAGYFILLTLTVVGLFGLINKRLNRHLPKERRKKIRMRPRLLMR; encoded by the coding sequence ATGAGCTGCTGGGAAACCATCGCGGACTACGGGCTGCGCTCGATCGGCATCGGCGAGCGGCTGCTGCCGCGCGACAACTTCACCCTGTGCCAGCAGTTCACGCTGATCGGCTCGGGGATGCTGTGGAACATCTACTTCGGCGTGGTCGCGCTGGTCACGGGCTTCTTCCTCGCCACCGCGCTGGCACTCGGCAAGGCGTCGCGGATCACGCCGGTCCGCAAGCTGGCGGAATGGGTGATCTTCGTGTTCCGCGGCTCGCCGCTGTTCATCCAGTTCTTCTTCGCCTACTTCCTCTTCCTCAGCCTCAAGGGCGTCTCGCCCGCCTTCGATCCGTTCACCTCGGCCTGGCTCGGGGCGGCGCTGGTGCTGTTCCTGAACACCGCCGCCTATACCGGCGAGATCTTCTACGGCGCGCTGCTTTCGGTGCCGAAGGGCGATGTCGAGGCGGCGGATGCCTACGGCTTCTCGGGTTGGCCGCGCTTCCGGCGGATCGTCTGGCCGACCATGCTGCGGCTCGCGTGGCCCGCCTACACCAACGAGGCGATCTTCCTCTTCCACGCCACCACGCTGGTGTTCTTCTCGGGCTTCCCGGCCTGGCAGCAGCGGGGCGACGCGCTCTATTACGCGAACTACTTCGCCGACAAGACCTTCAACCCGTTCATCCCCTACCCGATCCTCGCGGGCTATTTCATCCTGCTGACGCTGACGGTCGTGGGGCTCTTCGGGCTGATCAACAAGCGGCTGAACCGGCACCTGCCGAAGGAGCGCCGCAAGAAAATCCGGATGCGCCCGCGCCTGCTGATGCGCTGA
- a CDS encoding acyltransferase → MTLNDHLEAADSRPSGFDYMRLILSVLVLVIHSVQIAYGHKIYMNAVWGHFPLDGLAMTVLPMFFALSGFLVAGSLYRCRTLLSFMGLRFLRIYPALAVEVTISAMLIGPMVTSLPWAEYFTSEGFFRYLLNVTGHVTDASLYLPGAFEGNPTPGMANGQLWTVPFELVCYIGLGILALVGARRDRRVLLLGLLAFFALSILRMGMKTGWHFDPWVGPVTGRALVLAFICGVCLHAYRDRIPVRAGLVGVAALVSVLAFSLSGLGQYVGIAAVSYVTVALGVMNLPRVRLLKQADLSYGIFLYHFIIQQLIAYLLPGLREWYWITLLSLPLTMLVAHVSWVGIERPALQLRKLVFALECRIMRSLPALTGWHTPAER, encoded by the coding sequence GTGACCCTGAACGACCACCTGGAGGCCGCCGACAGCCGCCCGAGCGGTTTCGACTACATGCGCCTCATCCTCTCCGTGCTGGTTCTGGTGATTCACAGCGTGCAGATCGCCTATGGACACAAGATTTACATGAACGCGGTCTGGGGGCATTTCCCCCTCGACGGTCTCGCGATGACCGTGCTGCCGATGTTCTTTGCCCTGTCGGGCTTTCTCGTGGCGGGCAGCCTCTACCGCTGCCGCACGCTGCTGAGCTTCATGGGGCTGCGCTTCCTGCGCATCTACCCGGCGCTGGCGGTCGAGGTGACGATCTCGGCCATGCTGATCGGGCCGATGGTCACCAGCTTGCCCTGGGCCGAGTATTTCACCAGCGAGGGATTCTTCCGCTACCTGCTCAACGTCACCGGCCACGTGACCGACGCGTCGCTCTACCTGCCGGGAGCCTTCGAGGGCAATCCGACGCCGGGCATGGCCAACGGGCAGCTCTGGACCGTGCCCTTCGAACTGGTCTGCTACATCGGGCTGGGGATCCTGGCGCTGGTCGGGGCGCGGCGCGACCGCCGCGTGCTGCTGCTGGGGCTGCTGGCCTTCTTCGCGCTGTCGATCCTCAGGATGGGGATGAAGACCGGCTGGCATTTCGACCCCTGGGTCGGGCCGGTGACCGGGCGGGCGCTGGTGCTGGCCTTTATCTGCGGCGTCTGCCTGCACGCCTATCGCGACCGGATCCCTGTCCGCGCCGGTCTCGTGGGTGTCGCGGCACTGGTGTCGGTGCTTGCCTTCAGCCTGAGCGGGCTGGGGCAATACGTCGGGATCGCCGCGGTCTCCTATGTCACCGTGGCGCTTGGGGTGATGAACCTGCCGCGGGTGCGGCTGCTGAAGCAGGCCGACCTCAGCTACGGCATCTTCCTTTATCACTTCATCATCCAGCAGCTGATCGCCTACCTGCTGCCGGGGCTGCGCGAATGGTACTGGATCACGCTGCTGTCGCTGCCTCTGACGATGCTGGTCGCGCATGTCTCGTGGGTCGGCATCGAGCGCCCGGCGCTGCAGCTGCGCAAGCTGGTCTTCGCGCTGGAATGCCGGATCATGCGCAGCCTGCCGGCGCTGACCGGATGGCACACCCCCGCCGAGAGGTGA
- a CDS encoding glutamine synthetase family protein: MTEDWTNQLPLPATAYLEGRRLDEVECVIADLPGIARGKAVPASKFARQDYFHLPESIFYQTITGDWGDAADETVGFIERDMILRPDMSTATAAPWTADWTLQVIHDAYDRKGKPIPNAPRNVLKRVVKLYEEQGWSPVVAPEMEFFLVARNLDPAKEIEPMMGRSGRPAAARQAYSMTAVDEFGPVIDDIYDFAEAQGFEIDGITQEGGAGQLEINLRHGDPVKLADEIFYFKRLIREAALRHNCFATFMAKPIADEPGSAMHIHHSVMDRETGRNIFSGPAGGETDAFFHFIGGLQTYLPAAIAVLAPYVNSYRRYVRDSAAPINLEWGRDNRTTGIRIPISSPEARRVENRLAGMDCNPYLGIAASLACGYLGLMEERRPSKQFRGDAYEGEGDIPRVLGQALDLFDEATKLHEVLGPEFARVYSIVKRTEYEEFLAVISPWEREHLLLNV, encoded by the coding sequence ATGACCGAAGACTGGACCAACCAGCTTCCCCTCCCCGCCACCGCTTACCTGGAGGGGCGACGGCTTGACGAGGTCGAATGCGTGATTGCCGACTTGCCCGGGATCGCCCGCGGCAAGGCGGTTCCGGCGTCGAAATTCGCGCGCCAGGACTATTTCCACCTGCCCGAGTCGATCTTCTACCAGACCATCACCGGCGACTGGGGCGATGCCGCGGACGAGACCGTCGGCTTCATCGAGCGCGACATGATCCTGCGCCCGGACATGAGCACCGCCACCGCCGCGCCCTGGACCGCGGACTGGACGCTGCAGGTCATCCACGACGCCTATGACCGCAAGGGCAAGCCGATCCCCAACGCGCCGCGCAACGTGCTGAAGCGCGTGGTAAAGCTCTACGAGGAGCAGGGCTGGAGCCCGGTCGTCGCGCCCGAGATGGAATTCTTCCTGGTGGCCCGCAACCTCGATCCCGCCAAGGAGATCGAGCCGATGATGGGCCGCTCGGGCCGCCCCGCCGCCGCCCGCCAGGCCTATTCGATGACCGCGGTCGACGAGTTCGGCCCGGTGATCGACGACATCTACGACTTCGCCGAGGCGCAGGGTTTCGAGATCGACGGCATCACCCAGGAAGGCGGCGCCGGCCAGCTCGAGATCAACCTGCGCCATGGCGATCCGGTGAAGCTGGCGGACGAGATCTTCTACTTCAAGCGGCTGATCCGCGAGGCGGCGCTGCGCCACAACTGCTTTGCCACCTTCATGGCCAAGCCGATCGCCGACGAGCCGGGCTCGGCCATGCACATCCACCACTCGGTGATGGACCGCGAGACCGGGCGCAACATCTTCTCCGGCCCGGCCGGGGGCGAGACCGACGCCTTCTTCCACTTCATCGGCGGGCTGCAAACCTACCTGCCCGCGGCGATCGCGGTGCTGGCGCCCTACGTCAACAGCTACCGCCGCTACGTGCGCGACAGCGCCGCGCCGATCAACCTCGAATGGGGCCGCGACAACCGCACCACCGGCATCCGCATCCCGATCTCGAGCCCCGAGGCGCGGCGGGTCGAGAACCGGCTCGCGGGGATGGACTGCAACCCCTACCTCGGCATCGCCGCCTCGCTGGCCTGCGGCTACCTCGGGCTGATGGAGGAGCGCCGCCCCTCCAAGCAGTTCCGCGGCGACGCCTACGAGGGCGAGGGCGACATCCCGCGCGTGCTCGGCCAGGCGCTCGACCTGTTCGACGAGGCGACCAAGCTGCACGAGGTGCTGGGACCGGAGTTTGCCCGCGTCTACTCGATCGTGAAGCGCACCGAGTACGAGGAATTCCTCGCGGTGATCTCGCCCTGGGAACGCGAGCACCTGCTGCTCAACGTCTGA
- a CDS encoding type 1 glutamine amidotransferase, whose amino-acid sequence MKIGILQTGLVPAELAAETGEYPDFFARLLGGYGFDFQSWAVVNGEFPEGPESADGWLITGSRHGAYEDHPWIPPLEQLIRDIYAQGRPLIGVCFGHQIIAQALGGKVEKFPGGWVVGPTTYRFRDGQEKVINAWHQDQVTELPEGAEVVASSDICDYAALLYPGRAYTVQPHPEFNDDFTRALIETRGPGVVPQERLDAAGKALGIPLDQRAIADQFAHFFKQKALA is encoded by the coding sequence ATGAAAATCGGCATACTGCAGACCGGACTCGTCCCCGCGGAACTCGCGGCCGAGACCGGTGAATACCCCGACTTCTTTGCCCGGCTGCTCGGCGGCTACGGCTTCGACTTCCAGAGCTGGGCGGTGGTGAACGGCGAGTTCCCGGAAGGCCCCGAGTCGGCGGATGGCTGGCTCATCACCGGATCGCGCCACGGCGCCTACGAGGACCACCCCTGGATCCCGCCGCTCGAGCAGCTGATCCGTGACATCTACGCGCAGGGCCGCCCGCTGATCGGCGTGTGCTTCGGCCACCAGATCATCGCGCAGGCGCTCGGCGGCAAGGTCGAGAAATTCCCCGGCGGCTGGGTCGTCGGGCCGACAACCTACCGCTTCCGCGACGGGCAGGAGAAGGTGATCAACGCCTGGCACCAGGACCAGGTCACCGAGCTGCCCGAGGGCGCCGAGGTCGTCGCCAGCTCCGACATCTGCGACTACGCCGCGCTGCTCTACCCGGGCCGCGCCTATACCGTGCAGCCGCACCCCGAATTCAACGACGACTTCACCCGCGCCCTGATCGAGACCCGCGGCCCCGGCGTGGTGCCGCAGGAGCGGCTCGACGCCGCGGGCAAGGCCCTCGGCATCCCGCTCGACCAGCGCGCCATCGCCGACCAGTTCGCACATTTCTTCAAGCAAAAGGCTCTCGCATGA
- a CDS encoding glutamine synthetase family protein, giving the protein MTDPKTWLRKNPQVRTIRVAACDLNGQPRGKRVPSRFAHKVVEDGTRFPFSALNLDIWGEDIDDSPLVFESGDRDGVLKPTERGFVPMPWLEAPTALLPIWMYHEGGKPYEGDPRHALAQVVNRYKRHGLTPVVALEMEFFLIDDSTRTLQVPVSPRSGKRRKAAEVLSIRALDAFDTFFTDLYDACEDMDIPADTAISEAGLGQFEINMMHQDDALRAADDAWLFKMLLKGMARRHGFAASFMAKPYEDYAGSGMHMHFSVLDEDGNNIFDDGGPKGTDVLHHAIGGCVAAMHDSTLIFAPHLNSYDRLIPGNHAPVGISWAYENRTAAIRVPSGSPAARRIEHRVAGGDVNPYLLIATILGAALNGIEDEIEPPAPITGNAYAQDLPMVPTDWESAMDAFETSEIMPRILPQELIHNLLLTKRQEQLYMTELSPLEQVEIYLDTV; this is encoded by the coding sequence ATGACAGACCCGAAAACCTGGCTCCGCAAGAACCCCCAGGTCCGCACCATCCGCGTGGCCGCATGCGACCTCAACGGACAGCCTCGCGGCAAGCGCGTCCCCTCCCGCTTCGCACACAAGGTCGTCGAGGACGGCACGCGCTTCCCCTTCTCCGCGCTGAACCTCGACATCTGGGGCGAGGACATCGACGACAGCCCGCTGGTGTTCGAATCCGGTGACCGCGACGGGGTGCTCAAGCCCACCGAGCGCGGCTTCGTGCCGATGCCCTGGCTCGAGGCGCCGACCGCGCTCCTGCCGATCTGGATGTACCACGAGGGCGGCAAGCCCTACGAGGGCGACCCCCGCCACGCGCTGGCGCAGGTGGTCAACCGCTACAAGCGCCACGGGCTGACCCCGGTGGTCGCGCTCGAGATGGAATTCTTCCTGATCGACGACAGCACCCGCACGCTGCAGGTGCCGGTCTCGCCCCGCTCGGGCAAGCGCCGCAAGGCCGCCGAGGTGCTCTCGATCCGCGCGCTCGATGCCTTCGACACCTTCTTCACCGATCTCTACGACGCCTGCGAGGACATGGACATCCCCGCCGACACCGCCATTTCCGAGGCGGGGCTCGGGCAGTTCGAGATCAACATGATGCACCAGGACGACGCGCTGCGCGCGGCGGACGATGCCTGGCTCTTCAAGATGCTGCTCAAGGGGATGGCGCGCCGCCACGGCTTCGCCGCCTCCTTCATGGCCAAGCCCTACGAGGACTACGCGGGCTCGGGGATGCACATGCATTTCTCGGTGCTCGACGAGGACGGCAACAACATCTTCGACGACGGCGGCCCCAAGGGCACCGACGTGCTGCACCACGCCATCGGCGGCTGCGTCGCCGCGATGCACGACAGCACGCTGATCTTTGCCCCGCACCTCAACTCCTACGATCGCCTGATCCCCGGCAACCACGCGCCGGTCGGCATCTCCTGGGCCTACGAGAACCGCACCGCGGCGATCCGCGTGCCCTCGGGCAGCCCGGCGGCGCGGCGCATCGAGCACCGCGTGGCGGGCGGCGACGTGAACCCCTACCTGCTGATCGCCACCATCCTCGGCGCCGCGCTCAACGGCATCGAGGACGAGATCGAGCCCCCCGCCCCGATCACCGGCAACGCCTATGCGCAGGACCTGCCGATGGTCCCGACCGACTGGGAATCGGCGATGGACGCCTTCGAGACCAGCGAGATCATGCCCCGCATCCTGCCGCAGGAGCTGATCCACAACCTGCTGCTGACCAAGCGTCAGGAGCAGCTCTACATGACCGAGCTCTCGCCGCTCGAGCAGGTGGAGATCTATCTCGACACGGTCTGA
- a CDS encoding TerB family tellurite resistance protein: MFADFLKRLVTPGLEPLPDADARLALCALLVRVARADETYDQSEQDRIDRIAAARYALSPFEAARLRREAEALEAEAPDTVRFTRAIKEAVAYEERIAVIEALWQVALADGTRDDEEDAVLRLVANLLGINDRDSALARQRVEAAG; encoded by the coding sequence ATGTTCGCGGATTTCCTGAAACGGCTGGTCACTCCCGGCCTTGAGCCCCTGCCCGACGCCGATGCGCGGCTGGCGCTCTGTGCGCTGCTCGTGCGCGTCGCACGGGCCGATGAAACCTACGACCAGTCCGAGCAGGACCGGATCGACCGCATCGCCGCGGCGCGCTACGCGCTCTCGCCCTTCGAGGCGGCACGGCTGCGGCGCGAGGCCGAGGCGCTCGAGGCCGAGGCGCCCGACACGGTGCGCTTCACCCGGGCGATCAAGGAGGCCGTCGCCTACGAGGAGCGCATCGCGGTGATCGAGGCGCTGTGGCAGGTGGCGCTGGCCGACGGGACCCGCGACGACGAGGAGGACGCGGTGCTGCGGCTGGTCGCGAACCTGCTCGGCATCAACGACAGGGATTCGGCGCTGGCGCGGCAACGGGTCGAGGCGGCGGGCTGA
- a CDS encoding ATP-binding cassette domain-containing protein, with product MTDTAPAQAPVIEIRDLHKAYGELEVLKGVSITARRGDVVSLIGSSGSGKSTLLRCCNLLEDSQQGDILFKGEPVRWHGTGHHRRPADPKQVLRMRTNLSMVFQQFNLWAHMTILQNVMEAPLTVLGRPRDEVEAAARRYLDKVGIGDKADAWPAQLSGGQQQRAAIARGLCMEPEALLFDEPTSALDPELEQEVVRVIKDLAAEGRTMIIVTHDMKMAHDVSDHVVFLHKGLIEEQGAPAELFGAPKSERLQGFLRSTSHV from the coding sequence TTGACCGATACAGCCCCAGCCCAAGCTCCAGTCATCGAGATCCGCGATCTGCACAAGGCCTATGGCGAGCTCGAAGTGCTCAAGGGGGTCAGCATCACCGCCCGGCGCGGCGATGTGGTCTCGCTGATCGGCTCGTCGGGCTCCGGCAAGTCGACGCTGTTGCGGTGCTGCAACCTGCTCGAGGACAGCCAGCAGGGCGACATCCTGTTCAAGGGCGAGCCCGTGCGCTGGCACGGCACCGGCCACCACCGCCGGCCGGCCGATCCCAAGCAGGTGCTGCGCATGCGCACCAACCTGTCGATGGTGTTCCAGCAGTTCAACCTCTGGGCCCACATGACCATCCTGCAGAACGTCATGGAAGCGCCGCTCACCGTGCTCGGCCGCCCGCGCGACGAGGTCGAGGCCGCCGCAAGGCGCTATCTCGACAAGGTCGGCATCGGCGACAAGGCCGACGCGTGGCCGGCGCAGCTTTCGGGCGGCCAGCAGCAGCGCGCGGCGATCGCGCGCGGGCTCTGCATGGAACCCGAGGCGCTGCTCTTCGACGAGCCGACCTCGGCGCTCGACCCCGAGCTCGAGCAGGAGGTGGTGCGGGTGATCAAGGACCTCGCCGCCGAGGGGCGCACCATGATCATCGTCACCCATGACATGAAGATGGCCCATGACGTGAGCGATCACGTGGTGTTCCTGCACAAGGGCCTGATCGAGGAACAAGGCGCACCGGCCGAGCTGTTCGGCGCGCCCAAGTCGGAACGGCTGCAGGGCTTCCTGCGGTCGACCAGCCACGTCTGA